One window of the Burkholderia ubonensis subsp. mesacidophila genome contains the following:
- the sbnA gene encoding 2,3-diaminopropionate biosynthesis protein SbnA: protein MIGKSIVDCVGGTPLVRLDRLYAGHHAEVFAKLEMLNPAGSIKDRPARYIVERGLADGTIAPGAHVIESSSGNLAIALAMVCRLKGLRFTAVVDPKISPTNLKILRCYGAGIEQVTRKDSQGGYLETRIARVQEMLAADAGAVWINQYGNPRNWESHFHGEGDEIARALDRPADLLVLGVSTSGTVLGIARRLRQDWPDLRVVAVDAVGSVLFGAQPGPRELPGIGASRVPELLCRDDINAVEHVDDYDAAMGCRRLLDREGIFAGGSSGAVVVAIERLLARAMRPLRIVTLLPDRGERYLDSVYDDDWLARVAAARVTGVRPDAAPLSSTVLEEVH, encoded by the coding sequence ATGATCGGCAAAAGCATCGTCGACTGCGTAGGCGGCACGCCGCTCGTGCGGCTCGACCGTCTGTACGCAGGGCACCATGCCGAAGTCTTCGCCAAGCTGGAAATGCTGAACCCGGCGGGCAGCATCAAGGACCGTCCGGCCCGCTACATCGTCGAGCGCGGTCTCGCCGACGGCACGATCGCGCCCGGCGCGCACGTGATCGAGAGTTCGTCCGGGAACCTCGCGATCGCGCTGGCGATGGTCTGCCGGCTGAAGGGCTTGCGCTTTACCGCGGTCGTCGACCCGAAGATCTCGCCGACCAACCTGAAGATCCTGCGCTGCTACGGCGCGGGCATCGAGCAGGTCACGCGCAAGGACAGCCAGGGCGGCTATCTCGAGACGCGCATCGCGCGCGTGCAGGAGATGCTCGCCGCGGACGCAGGCGCCGTGTGGATCAATCAGTACGGCAATCCGCGCAACTGGGAAAGCCACTTCCACGGCGAGGGCGACGAGATCGCCCGCGCGCTCGATCGGCCGGCCGACCTGCTCGTGCTCGGCGTCAGTACGTCGGGCACCGTGCTCGGCATCGCGCGCCGCCTGCGGCAGGATTGGCCCGATCTGAGGGTCGTGGCCGTCGACGCGGTCGGTTCCGTGCTGTTCGGCGCGCAGCCGGGCCCGCGCGAATTGCCCGGCATCGGCGCCAGCCGCGTGCCGGAGCTGCTGTGCCGGGACGACATCAATGCGGTCGAGCATGTCGACGATTACGACGCGGCGATGGGATGCCGGCGGCTGCTCGACCGCGAAGGCATCTTCGCCGGCGGATCGTCCGGCGCCGTGGTCGTCGCGATCGAGCGCCTGCTCGCGCGCGCGATGCGTCCGCTGCGCATCGTCACGCTGCTGCCCGATCGCGGGGAGCGCTATCTCGACAGCGTCTACGACGACGACTGGCTCGCCCGGGTGGCGGCCGCGCGCGTCACCGGCGTCCGGCCGGACGCCGCGCCGCTTTCTTCAACTGTTCTCGAAGAGGTTCACTGA
- a CDS encoding TonB-dependent siderophore receptor: MGVAGRHLGVGRVVCVAVASGCLSGQALAQGEEVSFDIPAGRLDRALNAFARQSGAQLLFSTAVAEQRTGRAVKGRMTAAAALDQLLTGSGLQARATGKSTFTVEGAAPAAPPKAAPGESRAAQTVELEAIQVSGDRTHSDLVRPTRQITVIGRDELRDLEAGSNNLATVLSKAVPGMADSSRTVTDYGQTLRGRSMLVLVDGVPLNTNRDSARNLANVDPNNIEKLEVLRGSSALYGAGASGGIVSITTRQPGGEPRAETTFSMTSPLSHLGSGGLGGTVQQYFAGSRGPFEYEFSTSAQHVGSAYDARGHRIAPEPSQGDLFDSNIYNVEGKLGFRIDANQRIVLSASHYDAKQDTHFGSDPAVAKLPPGSAVARAKDGLQLDDQNRIRNTMLNLQYVHKDVLGSEVAAQFYYRNYFTRFAPFDARAVATRGNNIDQVMQDSRVFGSRLTITTPLDGAGRTKLQWGADFNQERSDMPDDIFSPSAYDASGGLVYRKIGSLTYLPPLTTRSVGGFAQLQHKFNDKWSAEAGVRYEHASASFDSFVPLSQLRLANKYTVPGGSTGYGAWLFNAGVAYAPVRGQEVYASFSQGFQLPDVGLQLRNATAGFDIHSSSLEPVKINNYEIGWRGSLGNHADGTLALFYTTSELGDVQSFNNGLILTRTAERIAGVEATVDYASDDDKWGAGGTITYLQGRERPQNSANFQDMTGYRIPPLKLTAYLEYRPSSRWSNRLQATFYAARDYRLNDKVSFGRMDVGSYTTLDLISRYQVTKKDRVTIGVENLLNRYYLPQYSQLMRNSNNTSRLPAAGAVLTASYTHRW; this comes from the coding sequence ATGGGTGTTGCTGGGCGCCACCTGGGGGTGGGGCGGGTCGTATGCGTGGCGGTTGCGAGCGGCTGTCTGTCGGGGCAGGCATTGGCGCAGGGCGAGGAAGTGTCGTTCGACATTCCCGCCGGGCGTCTCGATCGGGCATTGAATGCGTTCGCGCGCCAGTCGGGCGCGCAGCTGCTGTTTTCGACGGCCGTCGCCGAGCAGCGCACCGGTCGGGCCGTGAAGGGCAGGATGACCGCCGCCGCCGCGCTCGACCAGCTGCTGACGGGTTCCGGCCTGCAGGCCCGGGCGACCGGCAAGAGCACGTTCACCGTCGAAGGCGCGGCGCCCGCCGCGCCGCCGAAAGCCGCGCCGGGCGAGAGCCGCGCCGCGCAGACGGTGGAGCTGGAGGCCATCCAGGTGTCGGGCGATCGCACGCACAGCGATCTCGTGCGGCCGACGCGCCAGATCACCGTCATCGGCCGCGACGAGCTGCGCGACCTCGAGGCCGGCTCGAACAATCTCGCGACCGTGCTCAGCAAGGCGGTGCCCGGCATGGCCGATTCCAGCCGCACGGTGACCGACTACGGCCAGACGTTGCGCGGCCGGAGCATGCTCGTGCTGGTCGACGGCGTGCCGTTGAACACCAACCGCGACTCCGCGCGCAACCTCGCGAACGTCGATCCGAACAACATCGAGAAGCTCGAGGTGCTGCGCGGCAGCAGCGCGCTGTATGGCGCCGGCGCGTCGGGCGGCATCGTGTCGATCACGACGCGGCAGCCCGGCGGGGAGCCGCGCGCCGAGACCACGTTCTCGATGACGTCGCCACTGTCGCATCTCGGCAGCGGCGGCCTCGGCGGCACGGTGCAGCAGTACTTCGCGGGCAGCCGCGGGCCCTTCGAATACGAATTCAGCACCAGCGCGCAGCATGTCGGCAGCGCGTACGACGCGCGCGGCCACCGGATCGCGCCGGAGCCCAGCCAGGGCGACCTGTTCGACTCGAACATCTATAACGTCGAAGGCAAGCTCGGCTTCCGGATCGACGCGAACCAGCGCATCGTGTTGTCGGCGAGCCACTACGACGCGAAACAGGACACGCATTTCGGCAGCGATCCGGCGGTGGCGAAGCTGCCGCCCGGCTCGGCCGTCGCGCGCGCGAAGGACGGGCTCCAGCTCGACGACCAGAATCGCATCCGCAATACGATGCTCAACCTGCAGTACGTCCACAAGGATGTACTCGGCAGCGAGGTGGCGGCGCAGTTCTACTACCGGAACTACTTCACGCGCTTTGCGCCGTTCGATGCGCGCGCCGTCGCGACGCGCGGCAACAATATCGACCAGGTAATGCAGGATTCGCGCGTGTTCGGCAGCCGCCTGACGATTACGACGCCGCTCGACGGCGCCGGCCGCACGAAGCTCCAGTGGGGCGCCGACTTCAACCAGGAACGCAGCGACATGCCGGACGACATTTTCTCGCCGTCGGCCTACGATGCGAGCGGCGGCCTCGTCTACCGCAAGATCGGCTCGCTGACGTACCTGCCGCCGCTCACGACGCGCAGCGTCGGCGGGTTTGCGCAGCTGCAGCACAAGTTCAACGACAAGTGGTCGGCGGAGGCGGGGGTGCGCTACGAGCACGCGAGCGCGAGCTTCGACAGCTTCGTGCCGCTCTCGCAGCTGCGGCTCGCGAACAAGTACACGGTGCCGGGCGGCTCGACGGGATATGGCGCGTGGCTGTTCAATGCCGGCGTCGCATATGCGCCGGTGCGCGGGCAGGAAGTCTACGCGTCGTTCAGCCAGGGATTCCAGTTGCCCGACGTGGGCCTGCAGTTGCGCAATGCGACCGCCGGGTTCGACATCCATTCGTCGAGCCTCGAACCCGTCAAGATCAACAACTACGAGATCGGCTGGCGCGGCAGCCTCGGCAATCATGCGGACGGCACGCTGGCGCTCTTCTACACGACGTCCGAGCTCGGCGACGTGCAGAGCTTCAACAACGGCCTGATCCTGACGCGCACGGCCGAGCGGATCGCCGGCGTCGAGGCCACCGTCGACTACGCGTCGGACGACGACAAGTGGGGCGCTGGCGGCACGATCACCTACCTGCAGGGCCGCGAGCGGCCGCAGAACAGTGCGAACTTCCAGGACATGACGGGCTACCGCATTCCGCCGCTCAAGCTCACCGCCTATCTCGAATACCGGCCGAGCTCGCGCTGGAGCAACCGCTTGCAGGCGACGTTCTACGCGGCGCGCGACTACCGGCTCAACGACAAGGTCAGTTTCGGGCGCATGGACGTCGGCAGCTATACGACGCTGGACCTGATCTCGCGCTACCAGGTCACCAAGAAGGACCGGGTGACGATCGGCGTCGAGAACCTGCTGAACCGCTATTACCTGCCGCAGTACAGCCAGCTCATGCGCAACAGCAACAACACGAGCCGCCTGCCTGCCGCGGGCGCCGTGCTCACCGCCAGCTATACCCACCGCTGGTAA
- a CDS encoding FecR family protein, which translates to MLPEPSRSQPSNSLPDGSLDPFKDALRARYPLDEIVRRASRRRAIQRTVGGTVSCAVAAAAIWFVDPAYRVDTLATTVGEHRAWSLSDGSRLALNTGSAARVEWRVRSRQLFVERGEVSIDVAHSALRPLVTHAGDVTIRDIGTSFAVRRDAQAVRVGVVSGAVEVAAGPGVATTLRPNQAVVVAAGRIGARRPFDAADALGWRDGRLVFDGTPLRAAIDEIRRYRAAPVELDPRAANLRLSGQFNTDNVDALLDMLPGVLPLKVTRAADGTVTVARR; encoded by the coding sequence ATGTTGCCAGAGCCTTCCCGTAGTCAACCATCGAACTCCCTTCCCGACGGCTCGCTCGACCCCTTCAAGGATGCGTTGCGCGCACGTTACCCGCTCGACGAGATCGTCCGCCGTGCGTCGCGTCGCCGGGCGATCCAGCGCACCGTCGGCGGCACGGTGTCGTGCGCCGTTGCGGCCGCCGCGATCTGGTTCGTCGATCCGGCCTATCGCGTCGACACGCTGGCGACGACGGTCGGCGAGCACCGCGCGTGGTCGCTCTCCGACGGCAGCCGGCTCGCGCTCAATACCGGCTCCGCGGCGCGCGTCGAGTGGCGCGTGCGGTCCCGTCAACTGTTCGTCGAGCGTGGCGAAGTATCGATCGACGTCGCGCATTCCGCGCTTCGGCCGCTCGTCACGCATGCGGGCGACGTGACGATTCGCGATATCGGCACGTCCTTCGCGGTTCGTCGCGATGCGCAGGCGGTGCGGGTCGGCGTCGTGTCCGGCGCGGTGGAGGTGGCTGCGGGGCCGGGCGTTGCGACGACGCTGCGGCCGAATCAGGCGGTCGTCGTCGCGGCGGGCCGGATCGGTGCGCGCCGGCCGTTCGACGCCGCCGACGCGCTCGGCTGGCGCGACGGGCGGCTGGTGTTCGACGGCACGCCGTTGCGTGCCGCCATTGACGAGATTCGCCGCTATCGGGCCGCGCCGGTCGAGCTCGACCCGCGCGCCGCGAACCTGCGGCTGTCCGGCCAGTTCAATACCGACAACGTCGACGCGCTGCTCGACATGCTGCCGGGCGTGCTGCCGCTCAAGGTGACGCGCGCCGCGGACGGCACCGTGACCGTCGCGCGCCGCTGA
- a CDS encoding RNA polymerase sigma factor: protein MTGLHRDSAHSPLIAAFVKHYEELVNHVRHRFGDRSFACDVVQDVGVQLLQRPPGESVHTPLAFLRHLSIHRAIDRWRGDEVHANHTELAGIVVPDMRSDDVDGAQALSYQQTVRELERIIDALPARCREVFILHKLHELSQDEVAAQLRISRNMVAKHMARAMTALSPILQSTLHT from the coding sequence GTGACAGGCTTGCACCGCGACTCCGCTCATTCCCCGTTGATCGCCGCATTCGTCAAGCATTACGAGGAACTCGTCAACCATGTCCGGCATCGCTTCGGCGATCGTTCGTTCGCCTGTGACGTCGTGCAGGATGTCGGGGTGCAACTGCTTCAGCGGCCGCCCGGCGAAAGCGTCCATACGCCGCTTGCCTTCTTGCGTCACCTGTCGATCCATCGCGCGATCGACCGTTGGCGAGGCGACGAAGTGCATGCGAATCATACGGAGCTGGCCGGCATCGTCGTTCCCGACATGCGCTCGGATGATGTCGACGGGGCGCAGGCACTGAGCTATCAGCAGACCGTGCGGGAACTCGAGCGGATCATCGATGCGTTGCCGGCGCGCTGTCGCGAGGTGTTCATCCTCCACAAGCTGCACGAGCTGTCGCAGGATGAAGTGGCGGCGCAATTGCGGATCTCGCGTAATATGGTCGCCAAGCATATGGCCCGCGCGATGACGGCCCTCTCTCCGATCCTGCAGAGTACTCTGCACACCTAG
- a CDS encoding DUF3088 domain-containing protein produces MSRDVLFLLEPGFSDPKHPGERFVCPHGLSIEGLLASDPARAASLDVKRVGFVRPRHDVIAALDDAHQGLPTLVLGRDQPAPPDALALGDVRYVTDPRRILELLAQRHGFPKVH; encoded by the coding sequence ATGAGTCGAGATGTGCTGTTTTTGCTGGAGCCGGGCTTCAGCGATCCGAAGCATCCGGGTGAGCGTTTCGTCTGTCCGCACGGGCTGTCGATCGAGGGGCTGCTCGCGAGCGACCCGGCGCGCGCGGCGTCGCTCGACGTGAAGCGCGTCGGCTTCGTGCGGCCGCGCCACGACGTGATCGCCGCGCTCGACGACGCGCATCAGGGCCTGCCGACGCTGGTGCTCGGCCGCGACCAGCCGGCGCCGCCGGACGCGCTGGCGCTCGGCGACGTGCGCTACGTCACCGATCCGCGCCGCATCCTCGAACTGCTCGCGCAACGGCACGGCTTTCCGAAGGTGCATTGA
- a CDS encoding alkaline phosphatase, whose protein sequence is MSTIKRIAMATLAVAGFAGGSLGQAAHAAGQAQNVIFFLGDGMGPTTVTASRIYKVGESGQLTMEKLARTARVKTFSNDAQTTDSAPSMAAYMTGVKMNNEVLSMSSDTRAVAPGNDANGNKTVNNCAPGNGKPAATLLELAKARGKAVGAITTTELTHATPAATYSHICHRDAQYDIAAQAAPGGAGYNAALGDGVDVLMGGGRNHWTPFDLAANKRGRADGRNLLDEMKAKGYTVVATKDQLAQAGGGKLIGLFSSTSHLEYELDRVAGKGEGATQPSLAEMTSKAIDLLSKNSNGYFLMVEGGRIDHALHGTNAKRALEDTAAFDDAIRVALSKVDLSNTLIVVTADHDHTMTINGYSKRGNPILDISRSYRDGQPSKDADGNTYTTLVFGNGANRPNVRAPVDSATALDNAYLQEVGVRMGSAGSETHGGGDVMLFADGAGAKAFKGTIDNTKVFGLVKSAFGF, encoded by the coding sequence ATGTCGACAATCAAGCGCATCGCAATGGCGACGCTTGCCGTTGCGGGTTTCGCGGGCGGCTCGCTGGGGCAGGCGGCGCATGCCGCCGGCCAGGCGCAGAACGTGATTTTCTTCCTCGGCGACGGCATGGGGCCGACGACCGTGACGGCGAGCCGAATCTACAAGGTCGGCGAGTCGGGGCAGCTGACGATGGAAAAGCTCGCCCGCACGGCGCGCGTCAAGACCTTCTCGAACGATGCCCAGACGACCGACAGCGCACCGTCGATGGCCGCGTACATGACGGGCGTCAAGATGAACAACGAAGTGCTGTCGATGTCGTCCGACACGCGCGCCGTCGCGCCGGGCAACGATGCGAACGGCAACAAGACGGTCAACAACTGCGCGCCGGGCAACGGCAAGCCGGCCGCCACGCTGCTGGAGCTGGCCAAGGCGCGCGGCAAGGCGGTCGGCGCGATCACGACGACCGAGCTCACGCACGCGACGCCCGCCGCCACCTATTCGCACATTTGCCATCGCGACGCGCAGTACGACATCGCCGCGCAGGCGGCGCCGGGCGGCGCCGGCTACAACGCGGCGCTCGGCGACGGCGTCGACGTGCTGATGGGCGGCGGCCGCAATCACTGGACGCCGTTCGATCTCGCCGCCAACAAGCGCGGCCGGGCGGACGGGCGCAATCTGCTCGACGAAATGAAGGCGAAGGGCTACACGGTCGTGGCGACGAAGGATCAGCTCGCGCAGGCGGGTGGCGGCAAGCTGATCGGCCTCTTCAGTTCGACGAGCCATCTGGAATACGAACTCGATCGCGTCGCGGGCAAGGGCGAAGGCGCGACGCAACCGAGCCTGGCCGAGATGACGTCGAAGGCGATCGACCTGCTGTCGAAGAATTCGAACGGCTATTTCCTGATGGTCGAAGGCGGCCGCATCGACCACGCGCTGCACGGCACCAATGCGAAGCGTGCGCTCGAGGACACGGCTGCATTCGACGACGCGATCCGCGTTGCGCTGTCGAAGGTCGATTTGTCGAACACGCTGATCGTCGTGACGGCCGACCATGACCACACGATGACGATCAACGGCTATTCGAAACGCGGCAATCCGATCCTCGACATCAGCCGCAGCTATCGCGACGGCCAGCCGAGCAAGGACGCGGACGGCAACACGTACACGACGCTCGTCTTCGGCAACGGCGCGAACCGCCCGAACGTGCGCGCGCCGGTGGATTCGGCGACGGCGCTCGACAACGCGTATCTGCAGGAAGTCGGCGTGCGGATGGGCAGCGCCGGCTCCGAGACGCACGGCGGCGGCGACGTGATGCTGTTCGCCGACGGTGCGGGCGCGAAAGCGTTCAAGGGCACGATCGACAACACGAAGGTGTTCGGTCTCGTCAAATCCGCGTTCGGCTTCTGA
- a CDS encoding alkaline phosphatase yields MKRTRLAALLCASAFVLAGCGSDDGPASAVPGPTAARNVIFFLGDGMGLTTLTAARIYAVGEDGELTLDTLPETAFVKTYSNDAQVTDSAPSMSAYMTGVKTNNEVISMTPDTKALEPTANLTGNCGANNGKPAPTLLEIAKAKGLATGVVTTTRVTHATPAATYAHVCHRDAENDIAAQLVPGGAGYNAALGDGVDVVLGGGSQFFAPKDGGGKRSDGRNLLNELKAKGYAVAQNREDLLAADATKGGKLVGLFASSHMSYDLDRNATKEPSLADMTTRALDVLQKNANGYFLMVEGGRIDHALHDTNAKRALQDTVAFDNAIKAALDKVRKTDPDLRNTLIVVTADHDHTLVLNGYAARTGKTETGKPGVLGVLRSYQTGSIAKDADGAPYTIIGFGNGENRVQGSRAGTNLTDAVTGADDYRQEAVVRMDKGSETHGGTDVFLGAIGRGADNFHGVIENNKVFELVRSAVQL; encoded by the coding sequence ATGAAGCGAACGAGACTGGCGGCGCTGCTGTGTGCAAGCGCCTTCGTGCTGGCGGGTTGCGGCAGCGACGACGGGCCGGCGAGCGCCGTGCCCGGGCCGACGGCCGCGCGCAACGTGATCTTTTTCCTCGGCGACGGCATGGGCCTCACGACGCTGACGGCCGCCCGGATCTACGCGGTCGGCGAGGACGGCGAACTGACGCTCGATACGTTGCCCGAAACCGCGTTCGTGAAGACCTACTCGAACGATGCGCAGGTGACCGACAGCGCGCCGTCGATGTCCGCGTACATGACGGGCGTGAAGACCAACAACGAAGTGATCTCGATGACGCCCGATACGAAGGCGCTCGAACCGACCGCGAATCTCACCGGCAACTGCGGCGCGAACAACGGCAAGCCGGCGCCGACGCTGCTCGAGATCGCGAAGGCCAAGGGGCTGGCGACGGGCGTCGTGACGACGACGCGCGTCACCCACGCGACGCCTGCGGCGACCTACGCGCACGTCTGCCATCGTGACGCGGAAAACGACATCGCCGCGCAGCTCGTGCCGGGAGGCGCAGGCTACAACGCCGCGCTCGGCGACGGGGTCGACGTCGTGCTCGGCGGCGGTTCGCAATTCTTCGCGCCGAAGGACGGCGGCGGCAAGCGCAGCGACGGCCGCAACCTGCTCAACGAACTGAAGGCAAAGGGCTACGCGGTCGCGCAGAATCGCGAGGACCTGCTGGCCGCCGACGCGACGAAGGGCGGCAAGCTCGTCGGCCTGTTCGCGTCGAGTCACATGAGCTACGACCTCGATCGTAACGCGACGAAGGAGCCGAGCCTCGCCGACATGACGACGCGCGCGCTCGACGTGCTGCAGAAGAACGCGAACGGCTATTTCCTGATGGTCGAAGGCGGCCGCATCGACCACGCGCTGCACGACACCAACGCGAAGCGCGCGCTGCAGGACACGGTCGCGTTCGACAACGCGATCAAGGCGGCGCTCGACAAGGTGCGCAAGACCGACCCGGATCTGCGCAATACGCTGATCGTCGTGACGGCCGACCACGACCACACGCTGGTGCTGAACGGCTATGCGGCGCGCACCGGCAAGACCGAAACCGGCAAGCCGGGCGTGCTCGGCGTGTTGCGCAGCTACCAGACGGGCTCGATCGCGAAGGACGCCGACGGCGCGCCTTACACGATCATCGGGTTCGGCAATGGCGAGAACCGCGTGCAGGGCAGCCGCGCGGGCACGAACCTCACCGACGCGGTGACCGGCGCGGACGACTACCGTCAGGAAGCGGTCGTGCGGATGGACAAGGGCAGCGAAACCCATGGCGGGACCGACGTGTTCCTCGGTGCGATCGGCCGGGGCGCCGACAACTTCCATGGCGTGATCGAGAACAACAAGGTCTTCGAGCTGGTGCGCAGCGCGGTGCAGCTGTAA
- a CDS encoding class I SAM-dependent methyltransferase yields MIWPNAWRVSALFVREWVDRPAAVGALCPSSPRLACEIASAVPAGDGLVIELGGGTGAVTRALLERGVATERLVVVERSHVFARHLHARFPGVTIAHGDAAELDRLLPPDARVDAIVSCLPLRSLPRQVVSTIVGQCHRALSGDGVMIQFTYDLRSPAYRPSRYPGFVVTRSPIVWRNIPPARIDVMRKQDR; encoded by the coding sequence ATGATCTGGCCGAACGCCTGGCGCGTCTCCGCGCTATTCGTGCGCGAGTGGGTCGATCGTCCCGCTGCGGTGGGGGCGCTGTGCCCCAGTTCGCCGCGTCTCGCTTGCGAGATCGCCTCCGCGGTGCCGGCCGGCGACGGGCTCGTGATCGAGCTCGGCGGAGGAACCGGCGCGGTGACGCGCGCGTTGCTGGAGCGCGGCGTTGCCACCGAGCGACTCGTGGTGGTCGAGCGCTCGCACGTGTTCGCGCGACACCTGCACGCGCGGTTTCCGGGCGTGACGATCGCGCACGGCGACGCGGCGGAACTCGACCGGCTGCTGCCGCCCGATGCCCGGGTCGACGCGATCGTGTCGTGCCTGCCGCTGCGATCGCTGCCGCGGCAGGTGGTGTCGACCATCGTCGGGCAATGCCATCGCGCGCTGTCCGGCGACGGCGTCATGATTCAGTTCACTTACGACTTGCGCTCGCCGGCTTACCGCCCGTCTCGATACCCGGGTTTCGTCGTCACCCGGAGTCCTATCGTCTGGAGAAACATCCCACCTGCGCGTATCGACGTGATGCGCAAGCAGGACCGCTAG
- the mdtD gene encoding multidrug transporter subunit MdtD, with translation MTRNTSHPALLWIVASAFFMQTLDTTIVNTALPSIAQSLRASPLAMQPVVVVYTLTMAMLTPASGWLADRFGTRRVLSAAIVLFVLGSVCCAAARSLDQLVVARALQGVGGSMLLPIGRLSVLRGVPGEQYVSALAFVSIGGQLGPIFGPTLGGWLSEAVSWHWIFLINVPVGAVGFVAVQRFLRHDHATQPPPFDFIGCALLSAAMILLSLAVDPPAQAHRAAWSTGCAALGIAAALAYLPYARRRARPLFRLALFREPNFGAGLLGNLLCRIGSSAVPFMLPLLMQVQLGYTPMRSGLMMLPAAIAGVLAKNRITPLVKRYGYPAFLVVNTVIIGVTIAAFALVSGQSSPLLEGALLVVFGAANSMQFAAMNSVTLKDLSHADAASGNSLFTMMQMLAMGLGVSIGGGLVNLFAAHSGSAASGFMLAFVCVGAITLLSAFVFRRIGLPAPQRGPASPLPGGTTGK, from the coding sequence ATGACCCGCAACACATCACATCCCGCCCTGCTCTGGATCGTCGCGTCCGCATTCTTCATGCAGACGCTCGACACGACGATCGTCAACACCGCCCTGCCGTCCATCGCGCAAAGCCTGCGCGCGTCGCCGCTCGCGATGCAGCCGGTGGTGGTCGTCTATACGCTGACGATGGCGATGCTCACGCCCGCGTCCGGCTGGCTCGCCGACCGCTTCGGCACGCGCCGCGTGCTGTCGGCCGCGATCGTGCTGTTCGTGCTCGGCTCGGTGTGCTGCGCGGCCGCCCGCAGCCTCGACCAGCTCGTCGTCGCGCGGGCGCTGCAGGGCGTCGGCGGCTCGATGCTGCTGCCGATCGGCAGGCTGTCGGTCCTGCGCGGCGTGCCCGGCGAACAGTACGTGTCGGCGCTCGCGTTCGTGTCGATCGGCGGGCAGCTCGGCCCGATCTTCGGGCCGACGCTGGGCGGCTGGCTGTCGGAAGCCGTGTCGTGGCACTGGATCTTCCTGATCAACGTGCCCGTCGGCGCGGTCGGCTTCGTCGCCGTGCAACGCTTCCTGCGGCACGATCACGCGACGCAGCCGCCGCCGTTCGATTTCATCGGCTGCGCGCTGCTGTCGGCCGCGATGATCCTGCTGTCGCTCGCGGTCGATCCGCCGGCGCAAGCGCACCGCGCCGCGTGGTCGACGGGCTGTGCCGCGCTCGGCATCGCCGCCGCGCTCGCCTACCTTCCGTATGCGCGCCGGCGCGCGCGGCCCTTGTTCAGGCTCGCGCTGTTCCGCGAGCCGAACTTCGGCGCGGGGCTGCTCGGCAACCTGCTGTGCCGGATCGGCTCGAGCGCGGTGCCGTTCATGCTGCCGCTGCTGATGCAGGTGCAGCTTGGCTACACGCCGATGCGCTCGGGCCTGATGATGCTGCCGGCCGCGATCGCGGGCGTGCTCGCGAAGAACCGGATCACGCCGCTCGTGAAGCGCTACGGCTACCCGGCGTTCCTCGTCGTCAACACGGTGATCATCGGCGTGACCATCGCCGCTTTCGCGCTCGTGTCCGGCCAGTCGTCGCCGCTGCTGGAAGGCGCGCTGCTCGTCGTGTTCGGCGCGGCCAATTCGATGCAGTTCGCGGCGATGAACAGCGTGACGCTCAAGGATCTGTCGCATGCGGACGCCGCCAGCGGCAACAGCCTGTTCACGATGATGCAGATGCTCGCGATGGGGCTCGGCGTGTCGATCGGCGGCGGGCTCGTGAACCTGTTCGCCGCGCACTCGGGCTCGGCTGCGAGCGGGTTCATGCTGGCCTTCGTGTGCGTCGGCGCGATCACGCTGCTGTCCGCGTTCGTGTTCCGGCGGATCGGCCTGCCCGCGCCGCAGCGCGGACCCGCGAGCCCGCTGCCCGGCGGCACGACGGGGAAATAG